GCCATTCCCTGCGACACCGTTGCAATGAAGCGAGCCAGATCGGCAGGGTTTGAATCGCGGGGAAGGTCGCCCTCGGCTTTTGCGCGCTTGAGACGCCGGTGTATTTCCACCTCGCCTGCAGCACGGCGCGAAATCAGCTCCCGCCGGATCGAGTCGCCTTCTTTTCCGCAGGCAAGCGCGCCCTGCACGTAGAGACACCCTCGGGGATTGTGCGGATCGGTCACCGAGCCGGCTGTTCCTTGCAGCAGTCGTTCGACAACTGCGCGGGCGGTCGGCTGGTTCAGTGCTTCACGAACGTAGGCTCCAGGCCCATGGACATAACGATCAAGCGCCTTGCGGAACAGGCCTTCCTTGTCGCCAAAGGCGGCGTAGAGGCTGGGGCGATTGATGCCCATGGCTTTGGTCAGATCTGATAAAGACGCGCCCGCATAGCCTTTGCGCCAGAACACCTTCAGCGCACGGTCAAGAGCCTGATCAACGTCGAAGGCGCGAGGACGCCCCATGGGACCGGCGGACTTCCTGGATTTCATACTGTAGTGTTTATGATAATACTTTTTTCGTACCCATCGGTACAAAACTTCCTGAAACTTTGGTTCGCATTCGACATCTTTACTGTACGGTACAAAGTGCCGGCACAGGAGAGACATCATGTCAAAGAAACTTGCAGGTAAAGTTGCAGTGATCACAGGAGCATCCAAGGGAATTGGCGCTTCGATTGCCAAGCATCTGGCAGCCGAGGGCGCAGCGGTTGTCGTTAACTATTCATCCAGCAAAGAAGGCGCCGAGCGCGTGGTCAAAGAAATTGTAAGCAATGGCGGAAAAGCCGTTGCCGTGCAGGCCAATGTAGCAAAACCGGCCGAGATCGAACGCCTCTTTTCTGAGACGAA
This window of the Terriglobales bacterium genome carries:
- a CDS encoding TetR/AcrR family transcriptional regulator, encoding MITATLPASFFDMMSLLCRHFVPYSKDVECEPKFQEVLYRWVRKKYYHKHYSMKSRKSAGPMGRPRAFDVDQALDRALKVFWRKGYAGASLSDLTKAMGINRPSLYAAFGDKEGLFRKALDRYVHGPGAYVREALNQPTARAVVERLLQGTAGSVTDPHNPRGCLYVQGALACGKEGDSIRRELISRRAAGEVEIHRRLKRAKAEGDLPRDSNPADLARFIATVSQGMAVQAAGGASRKELQRVIQTALRAWPEQNGRKVDRHFSNDLKD